The Candidatus Scalindua japonica genome contains a region encoding:
- a CDS encoding type II toxin-antitoxin system RelE/ParE family toxin — protein sequence MKIKVLPSASQDLVDGYRFYEKQSSGLGSYFKDTLFSDIDSLSIYGGIHPVHYGKYYRLLSKRFPFAVYYTIQHDVVCVFAVLDCRRKPAWIRNKLKRK from the coding sequence ATGAAGATAAAAGTATTGCCCTCCGCAAGCCAGGATTTAGTCGATGGTTACAGGTTTTATGAAAAACAATCTTCTGGATTAGGCAGTTATTTTAAAGATACGCTTTTTTCAGATATTGATTCGTTGTCAATATACGGTGGGATACATCCCGTACATTATGGAAAATACTATCGGTTACTTTCAAAGCGATTTCCATTTGCGGTTTATTACACTATTCAGCATGATGTCGTGTGCGTGTTTGCTGTTCTCGATTGTCGCAGAAAACCTGCCTGGATACGGAATAAATTAAAACGAAAATAG